A region of the Sodalis ligni genome:
TTTTTCATGATGGCGCGCATTATTATCCGGTAACATTAGGCCATGAATTCGCGGGAGAAATCATGGCCGTCGGGTTTTTAGTGACGAAAGTCCGGCCAGGACAAATGATCTGCTGTATTCCACTGGTGCCTGATTTTTCCATGCCGGAATGCGAACGGGGCTTTTATTCTCTCGGCAAGGGCTACACTTTTGTCGGTTCCCGACTTCCGGGCGGAAATGCGGAATATGTCGTGATGCCGGAAAGCAGCTGTTATCTCCTTCCGGCAGGAGTCAACGCTAAGCAGGGCGCATTTTTCGAGCCGGTCACCGTCGGTATACATCCCATATTATTGGCCGGCGGCTGCGAAAATAAAAATGTCGTTATTATCGGCGCCGGCACCATTGGCCTGCTGGCATTGCAAAGCGCCAAGGCGATGGGGGCGAAAACCGTCACCGCCATTGATATCAATGAAGAAAAATTGGCCTTGGCGATGACGCTGGGCGCGGATTATGTTGCCAATGCATCTGATGAAGACTTTATTTCACGTTTTCCCCATCACCAAGAAATTCGTTTTGATCAATTAATCCTGGAGACGGCCGGCGCGCCGCAGACGGTAAAGATAGCCTTGGCGTTCGCCGGCCCACGGGCCCAGCTGGCGCTGGTGGGGACATTGCATCGCGATCTGCTGCTCGGTTTTCAGGAATATGAGCAAATACTGCGTAAAGAATTGGTGCTTTACGGCAGCTGGATGAACTATTCCGCGCCGTTCCCCGGCAAAGAGTGGTCGATTACCGCCGATCTGTTTATCAACAACCAAATGAATATCGAGGCCATTATCAGCAGTGATACCGGGGTGGAGGAATATGTCCGACAGGTAATGGCGCTGGCGGGAGGGCCGGCAAACGGAAAAATTTTGCTGCATTGGGGAGAGGGGAAATGAACCATATTATCAACAGCATCTATTTGCTTCGTCAGGCGCAAAAATCCGGTTATGCCATACCTGCGTTTAATGTGCACAATCTCGAGACCGTTCAGGTGGTGCTCGATATCGCCAAGGAAATGGCTTCGCCGGTTATTCTCGCCGGCACACCCGGCACATTCAGCTATGCCGGTATCAAAGAAATGATCTTTTTGGTAGAGGCCGCCGCCGCCAAACGTGAACAGCAGGTGGTTCTGCATTTGGATCATCATCACGATTTGGAAGATATTAAATATAAAGTCTTTGCAGGAATACGATCGGCAATGATAGATGGTAGTGCATTACCCTTGGAACAGAATATTGCGCTTACTCATGCCGCCGTAACAATATGCCACTATTACGGATGCAGCGTCGAAGCCGAGATTGGACAATTAGTCGGCAAGGAGGATGATTTGGTGGTTGAGGATACGGTCGACCCTTATACCATACCCGAAGATGCCGCTCGTCTGGTCAGTGTCACTCAAATTGATTCCCTGGCCGTGGCTATAGGTTCCGCCCATGGCTTATACAAATCCGCTCCAAAACTGGATTTTTCCCGCCTGCAAAAAATTGCGCGGTTAGTGGATATTCCCTTGGTTTTGCATGGCGCCTCGGGGATTCCGGGTAAAGACGTCAAAGCCTGTATTGAATTGGGTATATGTAAAGTCAATGTTGCCACCGAGCTGAAAATAGCCTATTCGGATGCACTGAAACGCTATTTTGAAGCCTGCCCGCAGGCTAACGATCCCCGTGAATATAATGAATCCGCCAAAAAAGCCATGGCTGACGTGGTGCGGGATAAAATCATAATTTGCGGCAGCGGCGGACGGCTTTAATCCGATAATTAAACGCGGAACTTACCACCCCTGTACCGGGAGTTTTTTATGTTAAAGAATATCAATGCTTGTATTTCACCGGAATTATTGCATCAGCTCTATTGCATGGGGCACGGTGATGAAATTGTCATCAGTGATGCCCATTTTCCGGCCTATTCGGTCAATAAGCGGGTTATCAGGGCTGACGGAAATGAAGTCTCCGGCCTGCTGCGGGCGATAATGCCGCTATTCGCGCTGGATGGCTATGTTGATGATCCGGTGGTGATGATGGCCGCCGGCTCGGGCGACACGTTGCCGGACGGTTTGGTCTCGTTATATCAGCAGCACCTGCCGCGAGGGCAGAATATCACTTTTATAGATCGTTTTGCATTTTACGACCGGGCCAAAAATGCCAGCTGCATTGTGGTGACATCCACTACGAAGAAATATGGCAATATTCTGTTAAAAAAAGGCGTTACACCGGTTGAAATAGATTAGAAATTCAATGTATTGAAGCATTGGAGCATAAAATGACTCAACCTTTATTACAGATGACTGATATTTCCAAATCCTTTTCCGGTGTGCCAGCCTTGAAAAAGGTGAATTTTAAATTACGAAAAGGAGAAGTCCATGCGCTGATGGGCGAAAACGGCGCCGGAAAATCCACCTTGATGAAAGTCCTGATCGGTGTATATGAAGCGGATGAAGGGACCCTCTTTTACAAAGGACGCGAAGTTCATTACGATTCGGTACTGGAGGCGCAGCAAGACGGTATTAGCATGATTTTCCAGGAGCTGAACCTGGTGCCGCATCTTACCGTTGCCGAGAATATATTTCTTGCCCGTGAGCCGTTGAAAAATGGGTTAATCAATTATAAAAAAATGGAGAGCGACGCTCAGGATTTGCTGAATATCTTCGACATAGATGTTTCGCCAAGAGAGACCGTGCTGAACCTGTCTGTCGCCCGCCAGCAGATGGTGGAAATCGCCAAGGCGCTCTCATTTGACGTTGAAGTCCTGATTATGGATGAACCGACTTCGGCACTGACCAAGCGAGAAATAGATAAGCTTTTCCAGCTGATTGATAAATTAAAGAAAAAAGATGTCTGTATTGTCTATATTTCACATCGTATGGACGAATTGAAGAAAATTTGCGATCACATTACTATTTTCCGCGATGGAGAGTACGTATCCGATCATCCTTTCTCATCGATTACAATGAATGACATTATTGCAAAGATGGTCGGAAGACCCTTGGATAACCATTTCCCGGTAAAAAGCGAAAATAACCGATGCGTTGATTTTGTCCATTCAGGACGCGTCGCGATATGGCGTATTTGAGCATATCAATTTTGACCTGCGACAGGGAGAGATTCTGGGCATTACCGGATTAGTGGGAGCAAAAAGAACCGAATTGGCCAGGGCAATATTCGGTGCGGAAACGCTGGATGAAGGACAAATCGTTACCCTTGATAAAGCCATCAAAATCACCTGTCCGAACGATGCCATCAAGTCAGGTATCGCCTATTTATCGGAAGACAGGAAACTTAATGGATTGGCGGTAAGCATGTCCATCAAGAATAATGTCATTATGGCGGCGATGGAAAAAGTGTGTAACCGATATGGGATTATTTCCCGCGTGAAAGAGAAACTGGCCAGTGACAAATATATCAAAAAGATGCAAATTAAAACGCCGCATATTGATCAGATTGTCAGCAACCTGAGCGGCGGTAATCAGCAAAAGTGGTTATCGCAAAATGGCTTTTCCGCGATGCCAGAATCATGATCTTTGATGAGCCGACCCGCGGGATTGACGTTGGGGCGAAATATGCCATTTATGAACTATTGGACGAACTGGCGGGGCAGGGTATCGGCATTATCATGATCTCCTCGGAGTTGCCGGAAATATTAGGGATGTCCGGTCGGGGGGTTATTTTGTAAGAAGGAGTGATGTGCGCGGGGCTTGGGAAGGCTAAAACCAGCCAGGAAGAAATAATGCAATATGCTACCGGCATCAAAGATATGTACACCGCAGAAAGAGAGGTTGCGTAAATGAGCGATAACCAAAAGCAATTGCTGTTGAAATTAACGGCATTGGGCGGATTGTTGTTACTGATTATTATTTTTTCGGTGACCAGCGGCAGTTTCCTGACCATGAATAATATCATGACGGTGGGATTGCAAACCTCCACTATTGCCTTTATAGGCATGGGCGCCACCTGCGTTATCCTCACCGGCGGCATTGATTTAAGC
Encoded here:
- a CDS encoding ATP-binding cassette domain-containing protein, giving the protein MTQPLLQMTDISKSFSGVPALKKVNFKLRKGEVHALMGENGAGKSTLMKVLIGVYEADEGTLFYKGREVHYDSVLEAQQDGISMIFQELNLVPHLTVAENIFLAREPLKNGLINYKKMESDAQDLLNIFDIDVSPRETVLNLSVARQQMVEIAKALSFDVEVLIMDEPTSALTKREIDKLFQLIDKLKKKDVCIVYISHRMDELKKICDHITIFRDGEYVSDHPFSSITMNDIIAKMVGRPLDNHFPVKSENNRCVDFVHSGRVAIWRI
- the gatY gene encoding tagatose-bisphosphate aldolase subunit GatY, whose amino-acid sequence is MNHIINSIYLLRQAQKSGYAIPAFNVHNLETVQVVLDIAKEMASPVILAGTPGTFSYAGIKEMIFLVEAAAAKREQQVVLHLDHHHDLEDIKYKVFAGIRSAMIDGSALPLEQNIALTHAAVTICHYYGCSVEAEIGQLVGKEDDLVVEDTVDPYTIPEDAARLVSVTQIDSLAVAIGSAHGLYKSAPKLDFSRLQKIARLVDIPLVLHGASGIPGKDVKACIELGICKVNVATELKIAYSDALKRYFEACPQANDPREYNESAKKAMADVVRDKIIICGSGGRL
- the fucU gene encoding L-fucose mutarotase; translated protein: MLKNINACISPELLHQLYCMGHGDEIVISDAHFPAYSVNKRVIRADGNEVSGLLRAIMPLFALDGYVDDPVVMMAAGSGDTLPDGLVSLYQQHLPRGQNITFIDRFAFYDRAKNASCIVVTSTTKKYGNILLKKGVTPVEID
- a CDS encoding ATP-binding cassette domain-containing protein, translated to MSIQDASRYGVFEHINFDLRQGEILGITGLVGAKRTELARAIFGAETLDEGQIVTLDKAIKITCPNDAIKSGIAYLSEDRKLNGLAVSMSIKNNVIMAAMEKVCNRYGIISRVKEKLASDKYIKKMQIKTPHIDQIVSNLSGGNQQKWLSQNGFSAMPES
- a CDS encoding zinc-binding dehydrogenase — encoded protein: MKQVIVKENNLLEIIETSIPACGPGDVLVKVHYSGLCGSDIPRIFHDGAHYYPVTLGHEFAGEIMAVGFLVTKVRPGQMICCIPLVPDFSMPECERGFYSLGKGYTFVGSRLPGGNAEYVVMPESSCYLLPAGVNAKQGAFFEPVTVGIHPILLAGGCENKNVVIIGAGTIGLLALQSAKAMGAKTVTAIDINEEKLALAMTLGADYVANASDEDFISRFPHHQEIRFDQLILETAGAPQTVKIALAFAGPRAQLALVGTLHRDLLLGFQEYEQILRKELVLYGSWMNYSAPFPGKEWSITADLFINNQMNIEAIISSDTGVEEYVRQVMALAGGPANGKILLHWGEGK